TATGACGCGGTGAAGGCGTGGACGCCGCGCAGCGTGTGGACGCGCGCGGTCGGTGCCGGAGCAGAGGACGAGTGGATGCGCCTGCTCGAAGGCTGGGGCGACCGGCCGGTGCTGGTGAAGGACTTCGTGAAGTCCCGCAAGCATGAGTGGGCCGAGGCGTGCTTCATCCCCTCGGCACGAGACAGGGCGGCCGTCTCACGCGTCACCCGTCGCTTCCTGGAGCTGCAAGGAGAGGACCTCAACGAGGGGCTGGTGTTCCGGGAGTACGTGGAGCTGGTGCCGCTCGAAGCGCACCCACGCAGCGGCATGCCTCGCGTGCGGGAGTTCCGCGTGTTCGTCCTCGGTGGGCGGCCGCTCCTGGTGACGCCTTACTGGGACGACGTGGACGGGATGGAGGCGGGGCCGGTGGTGGAGGCCTTCGCGGAGGACTTTGCCCACGTACGCAGCCCGTTCTTCACCGCCGACGTTGCCCAGCGCAAGGACGGCACGTGGACGCTCATCGAGATAGGGGATGGGCAGGTCTCCGGCCTCCCCGAGCGTGCCAACCTCCACACCTTCTTCCCCGAGCTGAAGTCCCGTCTGGAACCCCCTTCGCGCTGAGGCCGTCTCGGCCGGCTCCTGGGCCGTCCTTCACCGGCGCTCGTCGCACGCGTCCCCTGGCCGGAAGGGCAGGCCCACAGCTCGCGGCCATGAGTACCGTCGTCGGCGGTGAAGAAGACGTCCCAGCCGGACTGGATGAAAGCCATGGGCGAGGAGGAGGCCGGGCCCGGCGCAATCCCACGCAGCGGCACCGTACCGTCGGGCGTGCCGTTGCTCACCCACGGCTCGCGGCCGCTCGCGGCATCCTCCGCGGTGAAGAAGAGGCGGCCCCCCAGGGCCGTCAGGTTTCTCGGCGTCGAGCCGAGGTCCTTCAGCACCACGGTGCCCGCCTCCGTGCCGTCGCTCGTCCACAGCTCCGTCCCATCCCCGTGCGTCCCATCATTGGCGGCGAAGTAGATCCGCCCCTTGAACTCGAGCAGGGCGTTGGGGGCCGAGCTGGTCGCGCCGGGGAAGATGTCCTTCACGCGCCGGGTCCCGTCGCGGGTTCCATCGCTCCTGATTGAGCGGACGTCAGGGGCGTTCCGCTCAGCTTGGTGGAGCGGCAATCTGGAAGCGCCGGGCCTGGAAACCATCCGTGCAGCGGTTGGAGCGGGCTGTGCGCGGCGAACGCTTGTCCTGTCCCTCCGGTCCGGGGCCGGAGTGCGAGTGGACGGGTACGCGGCGTACCAGACGGCGACGAAGTCGGGCGCGGACGGGCCCGCTTCCGCCACGCTGGCCTTCTGCTGGGCACACGTGCGCCGCAAATTCTTCGAGGCGAAGCAATTCGCGCCCGCCTGCGAGCAGGTGCTGGGGCTCATTGGCGAGGTGTATGCCATTGAGGCGGACCTGCCTGTGGAGTACATGCTGAAGCTGTGGGGCGGGCTGACTGTCTTCTTGAACAATCCCGTGGTGCCCATCGACAACAACCATGTCGAGCGGCAGATGCGCGACAGGGTGATGGGCAGGAAGAACCACTTGACGCGGCCGCCGGGAGCTATGTCCCGGCGGCCGCCGTGGCATGAGGGATTCATGAAGAGGCAGACGCGTCCTACAACCTGCAAGCGGGCGTCCTGTTGTGGGAGGTCGCCTCGTGGCGCGCCGCGGGCGTCCTGTCCGGCCCGCAGGAGGAGGTCGCCGGGCTGGCCTTCTCGCCGGATGGACGCCTGATGGCGGCGGCCTGTGCGAGGGGGCGCGTCGTCATCTGGGAGACCCGGACGGGGCGCGTGGCCCACGTGCTCGAGGAGGAGGGACAGAGCTTCCTCGATGTCGCCTTCCATCCGGACGGAAGCCTCCTGGCCGCGACGACGTGGGGCCCGGAGATTCGCCTGTTCAACGTCGCGGACTGGAGCCCGCGCGGGACGCTGCTGGGGCCCCACGCGGG
This is a stretch of genomic DNA from Pyxidicoccus trucidator. It encodes these proteins:
- a CDS encoding ATP-grasp domain-containing protein, which codes for MLVTSPEAYAHGHHLPGWYDAVKAWTPRSVWTRAVGAGAEDEWMRLLEGWGDRPVLVKDFVKSRKHEWAEACFIPSARDRAAVSRVTRRFLELQGEDLNEGLVFREYVELVPLEAHPRSGMPRVREFRVFVLGGRPLLVTPYWDDVDGMEAGPVVEAFAEDFAHVRSPFFTADVAQRKDGTWTLIEIGDGQVSGLPERANLHTFFPELKSRLEPPSR
- a CDS encoding IS66 family transposase; protein product: MSFTRRVPSRVPSLLIERTSGAFRSAWWSGNLEAPGLETIRAAVGAGCARRTLVLSLRSGAGVRVDGYAAYQTATKSGADGPASATLAFCWAHVRRKFFEAKQFAPACEQVLGLIGEVYAIEADLPVEYMLKLWGGLTVFLNNPVVPIDNNHVERQMRDRVMGRKNHLTRPPGAMSRRPPWHEGFMKRQTRPTTCKRASCCGRSPRGAPRASCPARRRRSPGWPSRRMDA
- a CDS encoding WD40 repeat domain-containing protein yields the protein MWEVASWRAAGVLSGPQEEVAGLAFSPDGRLMAAACARGRVVIWETRTGRVAHVLEEEGQSFLDVAFHPDGSLLAATTWGPEIRLFNVADWSPRGTLLGPHAGSRHVEFSPDGELLFLTRFGFLALSLAEGSRVFRHEVDNDFYGSSVAPSPDGTLVAWGEPDGTVGLWGAATSG